A region of Ochrobactrum quorumnocens DNA encodes the following proteins:
- a CDS encoding mechanosensitive ion channel family protein, whose protein sequence is MAYLPTFRAIAFALSAFAVSLGALDGSFAQDNKPKPVQPAAQQSAPPETPVPAAAVPAPTANSIPVSSVVQQQKPIINDLKQQTKTINDQLQKSSTSDETLANLKLQLDGLSKKLLDAGVAFRPRLTEINTRLEQLGAAPSGDQPAEPTIVAEERARLAAEKAEINAVIGETEDASLSVNQMSAKIGNMRRDLFAQTLSQRVSLDLTLGTEVTSAAGDQMVSLWSIVKSWWRFVSTFKLNSFLAAAFFAFVAALIIQLGARRMLGSLYERDPTIEAPSYLSRLSVAFWSTAIPSGAVGVFLATTYFFLNYFNVLRPDIAALLQSLFIVLGIVFFISRLAFACISPYTPAWRLVPVAPRPGRVLVWLITGMALINGLDSFFGKVNQILSSPLSLTMAKSLLSTVVIGVLILIIALLKPIERNGEEGVRPWPKAFRIFLIILGLLPIFAAGFGFIGLARFAAQQIVVTGAFLVTMYLGFLTGRAISEEQAFASSPIGRVMRDRFHFDEATLDQIGLAVGILINFVVALVGIPLVLMQFGFQWSELKSTFYNLMTGFQIGNISISLMGILTGIALFVLVYLMTRWFQNWLDNSVMARGRVDSGVRNSIRTVIGYVGLVLAALVAVSAAGFNLSSLALIAGGLSLGIGFGLQNIVQNFVSGLILLAERPFKVGDWVEAGTVSGIVKKISVRATEVETFQKQSIVVPNSTLINGNVGNWTLRNKLGRIDINVQAAYTDEPRRVHTLLLEIIRSHPSILKNPEPFVAFQSMTDSLMIFDVYAHVADITSTGGIKNELRFQIVERFHAEGIQLASSSTDLVLGVSEIEKLSELVNKDVPGAAKKRKEKPSGPEKADKPEHDDKV, encoded by the coding sequence TTGGCATATTTACCGACGTTCCGCGCCATTGCATTTGCATTGTCCGCTTTTGCTGTGTCGCTTGGGGCGCTGGACGGTTCTTTTGCTCAGGATAACAAACCGAAACCGGTTCAGCCTGCTGCTCAACAGTCGGCTCCCCCTGAAACTCCTGTTCCGGCAGCGGCCGTCCCCGCGCCAACTGCAAATAGCATACCAGTCTCCAGCGTGGTGCAGCAGCAAAAGCCGATCATCAACGATCTCAAGCAGCAGACGAAAACCATCAATGATCAGTTGCAGAAGTCATCCACCAGCGATGAAACGCTGGCCAATCTCAAGCTGCAGCTTGATGGTCTTTCCAAGAAACTGCTTGATGCAGGCGTAGCATTTCGTCCGCGTCTGACCGAAATTAACACGCGGCTTGAGCAATTGGGTGCGGCTCCTTCGGGTGATCAACCAGCAGAGCCAACCATTGTTGCAGAAGAGCGTGCGCGCTTGGCTGCTGAAAAAGCCGAAATCAATGCAGTCATCGGCGAGACCGAGGATGCATCGCTATCAGTCAATCAGATGTCGGCAAAAATCGGCAATATGCGCCGTGATTTGTTTGCACAGACACTCTCTCAGCGGGTCAGCCTCGACCTGACGCTTGGTACGGAAGTTACATCCGCTGCGGGCGACCAGATGGTTTCGCTGTGGAGCATTGTAAAATCATGGTGGCGCTTCGTTTCAACCTTCAAGCTGAACTCGTTTCTTGCCGCGGCTTTTTTTGCATTCGTCGCGGCATTGATCATCCAGCTTGGCGCGCGCCGTATGCTTGGTTCTCTCTATGAGCGCGATCCGACAATTGAAGCGCCATCCTATCTGAGCCGCCTGTCCGTGGCTTTCTGGTCAACAGCTATCCCATCGGGTGCGGTTGGTGTTTTCCTCGCCACAACATATTTCTTTCTCAATTACTTCAATGTCTTAAGACCTGATATAGCAGCACTTTTACAGTCGCTCTTTATTGTTCTCGGCATTGTTTTCTTCATTAGCCGGCTCGCGTTTGCCTGTATCAGCCCCTACACACCCGCGTGGCGACTGGTTCCTGTAGCCCCCCGTCCGGGCCGGGTTCTTGTCTGGCTGATTACTGGTATGGCGCTGATCAACGGGCTCGACTCGTTCTTTGGCAAGGTCAATCAAATCCTTTCCTCGCCACTTTCACTGACGATGGCAAAAAGCCTGCTTTCGACTGTGGTAATTGGCGTTTTGATACTGATCATAGCGCTGTTGAAGCCTATTGAGAGAAACGGTGAAGAGGGCGTTCGCCCTTGGCCGAAGGCATTTCGGATTTTCCTGATTATCCTGGGTCTGCTGCCAATCTTCGCTGCGGGTTTCGGTTTTATCGGTCTTGCCCGCTTTGCAGCGCAGCAGATTGTCGTAACCGGCGCTTTCCTCGTGACCATGTATCTCGGTTTCCTTACAGGACGTGCCATTTCGGAAGAGCAGGCTTTTGCTTCCAGCCCGATAGGGCGAGTGATGCGCGATCGCTTTCATTTTGATGAAGCGACTCTCGACCAGATCGGGCTTGCGGTTGGCATTCTCATCAATTTTGTCGTGGCATTGGTCGGTATACCGCTTGTGCTTATGCAGTTCGGTTTCCAGTGGTCAGAGCTGAAAAGCACCTTCTACAATCTGATGACGGGCTTCCAGATCGGAAATATTTCCATCTCGCTGATGGGGATTCTCACGGGTATCGCACTTTTCGTCCTTGTCTATCTGATGACGCGCTGGTTCCAGAACTGGCTCGACAACAGTGTCATGGCACGCGGGCGCGTTGACTCCGGTGTGCGCAATTCGATCCGCACAGTGATCGGCTATGTCGGGTTGGTTCTTGCAGCTCTTGTCGCCGTTTCTGCGGCAGGCTTCAATCTTTCCAGCCTCGCACTGATTGCTGGTGGTCTGTCGCTTGGTATCGGTTTTGGTCTTCAGAATATCGTCCAGAACTTTGTTTCCGGTCTGATCTTACTGGCTGAGCGGCCGTTCAAGGTTGGTGACTGGGTTGAAGCGGGAACCGTCAGTGGTATCGTCAAAAAGATCAGTGTTCGTGCGACGGAAGTGGAGACGTTCCAAAAGCAATCGATCGTTGTTCCTAACTCAACCCTTATCAATGGCAACGTCGGTAACTGGACGCTTCGCAATAAGCTCGGACGTATCGATATCAACGTGCAGGCAGCCTATACGGACGAGCCGCGTCGCGTTCACACGTTGCTGCTGGAAATTATCCGCAGCCATCCGTCGATCCTGAAAAATCCGGAGCCGTTCGTAGCCTTTCAGAGCATGACGGACTCGCTGATGATCTTCGATGTCTATGCGCATGTTGCAGATATTACATCGACGGGTGGTATCAAAAACGAGTTGCGATTCCAGATTGTTGAGCGATTCCATGCTGAAGGCATCCAGCTGGCTTCATCTTCCACTGATCTGGTGCTAGGAGTTTCTGAAATAGAGAAACTGTCCGAGCTGGTTAATAAAGATGTCCCGGGCGCTGCAAAAAAGCGAAAGGAAAAGCCATCGGGGCCAGAAAAGGCTGATAAGCCAGAGCACGATGACAAGGTCTGA